One genomic window of Muntiacus reevesi chromosome 4, mMunRee1.1, whole genome shotgun sequence includes the following:
- the LMAN1 gene encoding protein ERGIC-53: MAGSRRRGPRAAVRPLLYVLLLCVCRSAGGDGARGGPGAAGATDSPAAPPHRRFEYKYSFKGPHLVQSDGSVPFWAHAGNAIPSSDQIRIAPSLKSQRGSVWTKTKAAFENWELEVTFRVTGRGRIGADGLAVWYTENQGLEGPVFGSADMWNGVGIFFDSFDNDGKKNNPAIVIIGNNGQIHYDHQNDGANQALSSCQRDFRNKPYPVRAKITYYQKTLTVMINNGFTPDKNDYEFCAKVENMIIPAQGHFGISAATGGLADDHDVLSFLTFQLTEPGKEPPTVDKEISEKEKEKYQEEFEHFQQELDKKKEEFQKDHPDLQGHPTDEIFESVGDRELRQIFEGQNRIHLEIKQLNRQLDMILDEQRRYVSSLTEEIAKRGAGAPGQPGQTFQQELDTVVNTQHEILRQVNEMKNSMSETVRLVSGIAHPGPAAGVYETTQHFNDIKEHLHVVRRDIDSLAQRSVPSNERPKCPELPPFPSCLSTLHFVIFVVVQTVLFIGYIMYRTQQEAAAKKFF, from the exons aTGGCGGGGTCCAGGCGGCGGGGTCCCCGGGCCGCGGTGCGGCCGCTGCTCTACGTTCTGCTGCTGTGCGTCTGCCGTTCCGCTGGCGGCGACGGCGCGAGAGGCGGCCCCGGGGCGGCGGGCGCCACGGACAGCCCGGCCGCGCCGCCGCACCGCCGCTTCGAGTACAAGTACAGCTTCAAGGGGCCGCACCTGGTGCAGAGCGACGGGAGCGTGCCCTTCTGGGCCCACGCGGGCA ATGCTATTCCAAGTTCAGATCAAATCCGAATAGCACCATCTTTAAAAAGCCAAAGAGGATCAGTCTGGACAAAGACAAAAGCAGCCTTTGAGAATTGGGAACTTGAGGTGACGTTTCGAGTGACTGGAAGAGGTCGCATTGGAGCTGATGGCCTG GCAGTTTGGTATACGGAGAATCAAGGCTTGGAGGGGCCTGTGTTTGGATCAGCTGATATGTGGAATGGTGTAGGAATATTTTTTGATTCTTTTGACAATGATGGAAAG aaaaataatcctGCAATAGTGATTATAGGCAACAATGGACAAATCCATTATGACCATCAAAA TGATGGTGCTAACCAAGCTTTATCAAGTTGCCAGAGGGACTTTCGTAATAAACCCTATCCTGTCCGGGCAAAGATCACTTACTACCAGAAAACCCTGACA GTAATGATCAATAACGGCTTCACACCAGATAAAAACGATTATGAATTTTGCGCCAAAGTGGAAAATATGATTATCCCCGCCCAGGGGCATTTTGGAATATCTGCTGCCACTGGAGGTCTTGCAG aTGACCAtgatgttctttcttttctgactttCCAACTGACCGAGCCTGGGAAAGAGCCA CCTACAGTCGATAAAGAAAtttctgaaaaagagaaagaaaagtaccaGGAGGAATTTGAGCACTTTCAACAAGAGCTggataaaaaaaaagaggaattccAGAAGGACCACCCCGACCTCCAAGGGCATCCAA CGGATGAAATATTTGAGAGCGTAGGAGACCGTGAGCTGAGACAGATCTTTGAAGGACAGAATCGTATTCATCTTGAAATCAAGCAGTTAAACCGACAGTTGGATATGATTCTTGATGAACAGAGAAGATACGTCTCTTCCCTGACGGAGGAGATCGCTAAGAGAGGAGCCGGAGCCCCAGGGCAGCCGGGACAG ACCTTTCAGCAGGAGCTGGATACTGTTGTGAACACTCAGCATGAGATTCTGAGACAAGTAAACGAAATGAA GAACTCCATGAGTGAGACTGTCAGACTGGTCAGTGGCATCGCGCACCCGGGGCCGGCGGCGGGCGTGTACGAGACCACGCAGCACTTCAACGACATCAAGGAGCACCTGCACGTCGTCAGGCGGGACATCGACAGCCTGGCGCAGCGAAGCGTG CCATCAAATGAAAGACCGAAATGTCCAGAACTCCCGCCATTTCCTTCGTGTTTATCTACACTGCACTTCGTGATATTCGTTGTGGTACAGACGGTGTTATTTATCGGTTATATCATGTACAG gACTCAGCAAGAAGCAGCTGCCAAAAAATTCTTTTGA